The nucleotide sequence ACTCGTCGAACACGATCTGACTCTGGCTGTTGCTTGGCCGGAACGCGGCGACCGTGGGCCCCGGGCCGAGCCACTCCATGAGCCGCATGCCGCCCTCGCCGGCTGGGTTCTCCTTGTTGTCACCGGGTCCGGTGATGAATCCGTCCAGGGACATTGCCATGTACAGGATGACGCGTGTCATGACTCCTCCGTATGTTCGCCTTGATCACGTCCGAATCTAGGCGCGGCGGAACGTGGCGGGCTTGAACGAATCCGCCGCCCTCGCGCCCGCCGGAACGCCGACCGCCCACACGACGGATTCGTCCAAGGCTGGCGATCGACCGGTTGCATACGTTCAGGACCAGGCACTCCTGACGGAATCGGAGAGATCGATGACCAGCCGAATGATCGCCTTCACCCTCGCTTCGCTCGCGCTCGTCGTGATTCCGGGGCCGAACATGATCTTCATCGTGACGCGTACCGCGGCGCAGGGGCTGCGAGCGGGGTTGGCCTCGGCACTTGGCATCGAGGCCGGCACACTCCTGCACGTGGCCACGGCCGCCCTCGGAGTCGCCGCGCTCATCGCCACCTCACCGATCGCGTTCGGCGTCGTCAAGTACGCGGGCGTGGCCTATCTCGTATACCTCGGAGTGAAGACACTTCGCGGCCCGTCGACCACCACGACCGGCGTCGCGCAGAAGACCTCACTGGGGCGACTGTTCGTGGACGGCGCCGTCGTGAACGCACTCAACCCCAAGGTCGTGCTGTTCTTTCTGGCCTTTCTGCCACAGTTCACCCGGTCCCAGGGCGAGCTACCGGTCTTCGGCGCGGTCTTCTTCGTCCTCGCCCTCGCCGTGGACATCGCCTTCTGCTTTGCCGCAAACACCATCGGCCCAAGGCTGAACCGCATCTCGAACGGACATCGATGGTTCGCGTCGATCTACCTCGGACTCGGGCTGTTCACCGCACTTTCGAGCTGAAACCGGCAGATCGCCGACACACCAGCCTCCACCTCACGGCCGGCGACCACCGCTGTACCTGTCCCACGCGTCGAGCATGGCGAACTGGCGGCTCGTCCAGCAGTCATCGTCGTCGACTGCCGCGATGCCCATTTCGGCGCACCTTCGCATGGACCGGGGCGACCACACATACAGGACCCTCGATCACCGGTCGAGGATTCTTGCGCATCGACCCGGCGAACGGCTGGTCGGCGCCGCCGGTGAGC is from Micromonospora sp. WMMD1102 and encodes:
- a CDS encoding LysE family translocator; the protein is MNESAALAPAGTPTAHTTDSSKAGDRPVAYVQDQALLTESERSMTSRMIAFTLASLALVVIPGPNMIFIVTRTAAQGLRAGLASALGIEAGTLLHVATAALGVAALIATSPIAFGVVKYAGVAYLVYLGVKTLRGPSTTTTGVAQKTSLGRLFVDGAVVNALNPKVVLFFLAFLPQFTRSQGELPVFGAVFFVLALAVDIAFCFAANTIGPRLNRISNGHRWFASIYLGLGLFTALSS